One genomic window of Xanthobacter dioxanivorans includes the following:
- a CDS encoding aldehyde dehydrogenase, which yields MAEMIVVTEENRDDMSRKAGIFLYSETRLWLEDDSVHRADGPALLSPDGVERWYVRGAEVTRAVKAFFAENKWTLRAGLDSDEKRDRFAAQFLG from the coding sequence ATGGCCGAAATGATCGTGGTGACGGAAGAAAACCGGGACGACATGTCCCGCAAGGCTGGGATCTTCCTCTATTCGGAAACCCGACTCTGGCTGGAGGACGACAGCGTTCACCGCGCCGACGGCCCCGCCCTCCTCTCACCGGACGGCGTCGAGCGGTGGTACGTGCGGGGCGCCGAGGTCACCCGCGCGGTCAAGGCCTTCTTTGCCGAGAACAAGTGGACGCTGCGCGCCGGCCTCGACAGCGACGAGAAGCGCGACCGCTTCGCCGCGCAATTCCTGGGCTGA
- a CDS encoding DUF59 domain-containing protein: MTQPTDHGIAAPTTMIFHGEARSFDDFAEDEAALMEAIVSALRTVNDPEIPVNIYDLGLIYRIEVKDEGVVEMDMTLTAPGCPVAGQMLGWVQQAVGVVPGVSDVKMKLVFDPPWDKSRMSDEVQLELGLI, encoded by the coding sequence ATGACACAGCCAACTGATCACGGCATTGCTGCTCCGACGACGATGATCTTCCATGGTGAAGCGCGGAGTTTCGACGATTTTGCGGAAGATGAAGCCGCGCTCATGGAAGCCATCGTTAGCGCGTTGCGGACGGTGAATGATCCGGAAATTCCGGTGAACATTTATGACCTTGGCCTCATCTATCGAATTGAGGTGAAGGATGAGGGTGTTGTGGAAATGGATATGACGCTGACCGCGCCGGGCTGCCCGGTTGCCGGGCAGATGCTTGGCTGGGTGCAGCAGGCGGTGGGCGTCGTGCCGGGTGTTTCCGACGTGAAGATGAAGCTTGTATTTGATCCGCCATGGGACAAGTCGCGCATGAGCGACGAGGTTCAGCTGGAGCTCGGCCTCATCTGA
- a CDS encoding tetratricopeptide repeat protein: protein MIDLLPDADVINFGEVSDAVNALLQQGVIAYRRDRNRADELFRQALATTPAELPVYFCLYKIHTYQGNLDEAEAAARGGLAEAASQAGWDPDWRRWVAHDILPDGPGRFALYTLKALAFIHLRQSRPDEAAEKLAALKVLDPTGAVGWPVVAALAEGLD from the coding sequence ATGATCGATCTGCTTCCCGACGCCGATGTCATCAATTTCGGCGAGGTGTCGGACGCGGTGAACGCGCTGCTCCAGCAGGGCGTCATCGCCTATCGGCGGGATCGCAACCGGGCCGACGAGCTGTTCCGCCAGGCGCTCGCCACCACGCCGGCGGAGTTGCCGGTCTATTTCTGCCTCTACAAGATCCACACCTACCAGGGGAACCTGGACGAGGCCGAGGCCGCGGCACGCGGCGGCCTGGCGGAGGCGGCGAGCCAGGCCGGGTGGGACCCCGACTGGCGCCGCTGGGTCGCCCACGACATTTTGCCCGATGGCCCCGGCCGGTTTGCGCTCTACACTCTGAAGGCCTTGGCGTTCATCCATCTGCGCCAGAGCCGTCCGGACGAGGCGGCCGAGAAGCTCGCGGCGCTGAAGGTGCTCGACCCGACCGGCGCGGTCGGCTGGCCGGTGGTGGCGGCGCTGGCGGAAGGGCTGGACTGA
- a CDS encoding xanthine dehydrogenase — MSELQQPGRGRMNPAFATILGTNEIASAVAIELHRAGYGVVLSHDPMPPVIRRKMAFHDALFEDSASVDGVRAERADTGVGVRAGLARNGVMVTNLGLLDLIVLGSIDLLVDARMNKYQVTPDLRRLARLTIGLGPGFSGGTNCDLAIETRPGKEGQIIQHGPTDAPDGVARPLGAVAAERFVHSQVPGRWHSAIEIGTRVFKDFHIGYLGNDPIRAPFDGVVRGVVRDGTEVPAGVKLLEIDPRGRGADWTGLDARALVIAKAVSRALTFRGARLAETPPHPHLVK, encoded by the coding sequence ATGAGCGAATTGCAACAGCCGGGCCGGGGGCGGATGAATCCCGCCTTCGCGACGATACTCGGCACGAACGAGATCGCGTCGGCCGTCGCCATCGAGCTCCACCGGGCCGGTTACGGGGTCGTGCTGTCGCACGATCCGATGCCGCCGGTGATCCGTCGCAAGATGGCGTTTCACGACGCGCTGTTCGAGGACAGCGCCAGCGTCGACGGCGTGCGCGCCGAGCGCGCAGACACCGGCGTGGGGGTGCGCGCGGGCCTTGCCCGCAATGGTGTGATGGTGACCAATCTCGGCCTTCTGGACCTCATCGTGCTCGGCTCCATCGACCTGCTGGTGGATGCGCGGATGAACAAGTACCAGGTGACGCCGGACCTGCGCCGCCTCGCCCGGCTCACCATCGGCCTCGGTCCCGGCTTCAGCGGCGGCACCAATTGCGACCTGGCCATCGAGACCCGGCCGGGCAAGGAAGGCCAGATCATCCAGCACGGGCCGACCGACGCGCCCGACGGGGTCGCCCGCCCGCTCGGCGCGGTCGCGGCCGAGCGCTTCGTTCATTCCCAGGTGCCGGGGCGCTGGCATTCCGCCATCGAGATCGGGACACGGGTCTTCAAGGATTTCCACATCGGCTATCTCGGCAACGATCCCATTCGCGCGCCGTTCGATGGCGTGGTGCGTGGCGTCGTGCGCGACGGAACCGAGGTTCCGGCGGGGGTGAAGCTGCTGGAGATCGACCCCCGCGGCCGTGGCGCCGACTGGACCGGGCTCGACGCCCGCGCCCTGGTCATCGCCAAGGCGGTGAGCCGGGCGCTGACCTTCCGCGGCGCCCGGCTCGCCGAGACGCCGCCCCACCCCCATCTGGTGAAATAG
- a CDS encoding BolA family protein: MAMAATEIERLVKEALPGSQVVIIDLAGDGDHYAARITSDAFKGKSRVQQHQMVYAALQGHMGGTLHALKLETLVPK, from the coding sequence ATGGCAATGGCCGCAACCGAGATCGAGCGCCTCGTCAAGGAAGCCCTTCCGGGGTCGCAGGTGGTGATCATCGATCTCGCCGGAGACGGAGATCACTACGCGGCGCGGATCACGTCCGACGCCTTCAAGGGCAAGAGCCGCGTGCAGCAGCACCAGATGGTCTATGCCGCGCTACAGGGGCATATGGGCGGTACGCTGCATGCCCTGAAGCTGGAAACCCTGGTTCCCAAGTAG
- the grxD gene encoding Grx4 family monothiol glutaredoxin, whose translation MANAAERIEDIIASSDVVLFMKGVPAAPQCGFSAAVVQVLAQVGVPYRAVDVLQDFEVREAIKAYSNWPTIPQLYVKGEFVGGCDIVREMFQAGELTALIADKGVAAPVA comes from the coding sequence ATGGCCAATGCAGCCGAACGCATCGAAGACATCATCGCGTCGAGCGACGTGGTGCTTTTCATGAAGGGCGTGCCCGCCGCGCCGCAATGCGGCTTCTCCGCCGCGGTCGTCCAGGTGCTCGCCCAGGTGGGTGTGCCCTACCGCGCCGTGGACGTCCTGCAGGACTTCGAGGTCCGCGAGGCCATCAAGGCCTATTCCAACTGGCCGACCATTCCGCAGCTCTACGTCAAGGGCGAGTTCGTGGGCGGTTGCGATATCGTGCGCGAGATGTTCCAGGCCGGAGAACTCACGGCCCTGATCGCCGACAAGGGCGTGGCCGCGCCCGTCGCCTGA